One Scophthalmus maximus strain ysfricsl-2021 chromosome 1, ASM2237912v1, whole genome shotgun sequence genomic region harbors:
- the LOC118286222 gene encoding tubulin polymerization-promoting protein isoform X1, with translation MTMGTAESTKRNQRSANPSTAQGERNSCTSMADQKDNIDDFKVQTAKHPNISSAPLRQHNEQSKDRASKRLSTESNGTSEGGAGSSTPVEVTALEESFRRFAIHGDTRATGKDMHGKNWSKLCKDCGVIDGKNITLTDVDIVFSKVKKKSCRTIIFDEFKVALGELARKKYKEKTGEEAEAEVFKLIEGKAPVIAGVTRAVASPTVSRLTDPTKFTGSHKERFDDSGRGKGKAGRVDVVDTSGYVSGYKHRGSYEKKINKPT, from the exons ATGACTATGGGAACAGCTGAGAG CACAAAGAGAAATCAAAGGTCGGCTAATCCAAGCACTGCACAGGGGGAACGGAATTCCTGCACGAGCATGGCAGACCAGAA agACAACATAGATGACTTTAAAGTCCAGACAGCCAAGCATCCCAACATCAGCTCGGCCCCTTTACGGCAGCACAATGAACAGTCGAAAGACCGGGCATCCAAAAGGCTTTCAACTGAGTCTAATGGGACCAGTGAAGGGGGCGCGGGTTCGTCCACGCCAGTGGAGGTGACCGCTTTGGAAGAGTCATTTCGGCGCTTCGCCATCCATGGCGACACCCGCGCTACAGGAAAAGACATGCACGGCAAGAACTGGTCCAAACTCTGCAAGGACTGTGGCGTGATTGACGGGAAGAACATCACCCTCACTGACGTGGACATTGTCTTCAGCAAAGTCAA GAAGAAATCCTGTCGCACCATTATATTTGACGAGTTCAAAGTTGCACTCGGAGAACTGGCCAGGAAGAAATACAAagagaagacaggagaggaggctgAAGCGGAGGTGTTCAAGCTGATCGAAGGGAAGGCGCCCGTCATCGCAGGAGTCACG AGAGCCGTGGCCTCGCCGACAGTGAGCCGCCTCACGGACCCAACCAAGTTTACAGGGTCACATAAGGAGCGTTTTGACGACAGCGGCCGCGGGAAGGGTAAGGCGGGGCGAGTGGACGTAGTCGACACTTCCGGATACGTCTCGGGATACAAACATCGAGGCTcgtatgaaaagaaaatcaataaaccAACCTAG
- the LOC118286222 gene encoding tubulin polymerization-promoting protein isoform X2, protein MADQKDNIDDFKVQTAKHPNISSAPLRQHNEQSKDRASKRLSTESNGTSEGGAGSSTPVEVTALEESFRRFAIHGDTRATGKDMHGKNWSKLCKDCGVIDGKNITLTDVDIVFSKVKKKSCRTIIFDEFKVALGELARKKYKEKTGEEAEAEVFKLIEGKAPVIAGVTRAVASPTVSRLTDPTKFTGSHKERFDDSGRGKGKAGRVDVVDTSGYVSGYKHRGSYEKKINKPT, encoded by the exons ATGGCAGACCAGAA agACAACATAGATGACTTTAAAGTCCAGACAGCCAAGCATCCCAACATCAGCTCGGCCCCTTTACGGCAGCACAATGAACAGTCGAAAGACCGGGCATCCAAAAGGCTTTCAACTGAGTCTAATGGGACCAGTGAAGGGGGCGCGGGTTCGTCCACGCCAGTGGAGGTGACCGCTTTGGAAGAGTCATTTCGGCGCTTCGCCATCCATGGCGACACCCGCGCTACAGGAAAAGACATGCACGGCAAGAACTGGTCCAAACTCTGCAAGGACTGTGGCGTGATTGACGGGAAGAACATCACCCTCACTGACGTGGACATTGTCTTCAGCAAAGTCAA GAAGAAATCCTGTCGCACCATTATATTTGACGAGTTCAAAGTTGCACTCGGAGAACTGGCCAGGAAGAAATACAAagagaagacaggagaggaggctgAAGCGGAGGTGTTCAAGCTGATCGAAGGGAAGGCGCCCGTCATCGCAGGAGTCACG AGAGCCGTGGCCTCGCCGACAGTGAGCCGCCTCACGGACCCAACCAAGTTTACAGGGTCACATAAGGAGCGTTTTGACGACAGCGGCCGCGGGAAGGGTAAGGCGGGGCGAGTGGACGTAGTCGACACTTCCGGATACGTCTCGGGATACAAACATCGAGGCTcgtatgaaaagaaaatcaataaaccAACCTAG
- the cep72 gene encoding centrosomal protein of 72 kDa isoform X1, with the protein MYSPRLRECNVFFPTVPESSQSSKSMAAESSTTITEQWIRDRLQLKHRCLGDVRSLSLPGTNEQKIGHLGNSLNNFVRLKSLDLSCNALVSVEGVQQLKRLERLILYYNCIPSMDEVNVLYELTALRELDLRLNPLTKSYPNYRCHLLHDMPNLRRLDSCSVRDIERKAAVMQVSFDLLPHPKSSCLNPDEEERGSDQRLALVDRLTKRFSLPTDIDDIVLNFEVMNHGGQSETISDSVNKEAEESREEESNDYIGQRSSTPKKETAKSILRYPSTRYDKTECKVPHMKGPSHKKSSPSSKVTERPKVSFGPYVEKHRPVPGKQNDFPKQTRHAAKGHFTPNPDQSQRHSSSFINIRPPSPHRPGLNISDPSNPILHPPRLTYSSFNKTEGGSSLLQQAEKKKKGSYRKPLELLLNLVDKHWKGERSLHHNNNFLPQAVQILSMMENDISSREAEVRTLRREADAQSFQAATREEEHTTEVRHLSAQLEEARSAVGKLNQQVRIVLEENVALQKQLIKLERQYLKSMMKSSPITQIKEAQTEVEELRREIEGLREKVHEAKKV; encoded by the exons atGTACTCGCCTCGGCTAAGagaatgtaatgttttttttccgacaGTACCTGAAAGCAGCCAAAGTTCGAAAAGTATGGCGGCGGAGAGTTCGACGACGATAACGGAGCAGTGGATACGGGACAGGTTACAGTTGAAACATCGCTGTCTCG GTGATGTCCGCTCACTGAGCCTCCCGGGGACGAACGAGCAGAAGATCGGACACCTGGGAAACTCACTGAACAACTTCGTCCGTCTGAAGTCTCTGGACCTCTCCTGCAACGCGCTCGTCTCTGTCGAG GGAGTGCAACAGTTGAAAAGGCTGGAGAGGCTGATCCTGTACTATAACTGCATACCGTCCATGGACGAGGTGAATGTGCTGTATGAGTTGACTGCGTTGAGAGAGCTGGACCTCCGACTCAACCCTCTGACCAAAAGCTACCCAAACTACCGCTGTCATCTTCTGCATGACATGCCCAACCTGCGCAGGCTCG ATAGCTGTTCAGTCAGAGACATTGAGCGCAAAGCTGCCGTAATGCAGGTCTCATTCGACCTTCTACCTCACCCAAAAAGCTCCTGTCTCAATCCGGATGAAGAGGAAAG AGGCAGCGATCAGAGACTGGCTTTAGTTGACCGCTTAACCAAGAGGTTCTCTCTCCCGACCGACATCGATGATATTGTGTTGAACTTTGAGGTGATGAATCATGGAGGCCAGAGTGAAACCATCTCCGACTCTGTTAACAAGGAGGCAGAAG AATCCAGAGAGGAAGAATCAAACGATTATATTGGACAGAGGAGTTCAACTCCAAAAAAG gaaaCTGCTAAATCCATCCTCAGGTATCCTTCCACAAGATATG ATAAAACCGAGTGCAAAGTACCACACATGAAAGGTCCATCTCATAAAAAGAGTTCTCCCTCATCGAAAGTGACTGAAAGACCAAAGGTGTCCTTCGGCCCGTATGTAGAGAAACACAGACCCGTGCCTGGAAAACAAAACGATTTCCCCAAACAAACCAGACATGCGGCCAAGGGACATTTCACCCCCAACCCTG ATCAAAGTCAGCGTCATTCTTCGTCCTTTATCAACATCCGGCCTCCCAGTCCACATCGTCCTGGTTTGAATATCTCTGACCCTTCTAACCCCATCTTACATCCTCCAAGACTAACCTACTCCAGCTTCAACAAGACAGAAGGGGGCTCCAGCCTTCTGCAacaagcagaaaagaaaaaaaag GGTAGTTACAGGAAACCCCTGGAGCTGCTTCTCAATCTTGTGGACAAACACTGGAAAGGAGAGAGATCACTGCATCATAACAACAACTTCCTGC CTCAGGCAGTCCAGATCCTCTCGATGATGGAAAATGATATTTCCAGCCGGGAGGCTGAGGTCAGGACCTTGAGGCGGGAGGCCGACGCACAGAGTTTTCAAGCGGCcacaagagaggaagagcaCACAACTGAAGTCCGTCACCTCTCTGCTCAGCTGGAGGAAGCTCGCAGTGCGGTT GGCAAACTAAACCAGCAGGTGAGGATTGTCTTGGAGGAAAATGTCGCTCTACAGAAGCAGCTCATCAAGTTAGAACGACAGTATCTCAAGTCTATGATGAAAAGTTCACCGATCACTCAGATTAAAG AGGCTCAGACAGaagtggaggagctgaggagagagaTCGAGGGGCTGAGGGAGAAAGTGCATGAGGCGAAGAAAGTCTAG
- the cep72 gene encoding centrosomal protein of 72 kDa isoform X2, protein MYSPRLRECNVFFPTVPESSQSSKSMAAESSTTITEQWIRDRLQLKHRCLGDVRSLSLPGTNEQKIGHLGNSLNNFVRLKSLDLSCNALVSVEGVQQLKRLERLILYYNCIPSMDEVNVLYELTALRELDLRLNPLTKSYPNYRCHLLHDMPNLRRLDSCSVRDIERKAAVMQVSFDLLPHPKSSCLNPDEEERGSDQRLALVDRLTKRFSLPTDIDDIVLNFEVMNHGGQSETISDSVNKEAEESREEESNDYIGQRSSTPKKETAKSILRYPSTRYDQSQRHSSSFINIRPPSPHRPGLNISDPSNPILHPPRLTYSSFNKTEGGSSLLQQAEKKKKGSYRKPLELLLNLVDKHWKGERSLHHNNNFLPQAVQILSMMENDISSREAEVRTLRREADAQSFQAATREEEHTTEVRHLSAQLEEARSAVGKLNQQVRIVLEENVALQKQLIKLERQYLKSMMKSSPITQIKEAQTEVEELRREIEGLREKVHEAKKV, encoded by the exons atGTACTCGCCTCGGCTAAGagaatgtaatgttttttttccgacaGTACCTGAAAGCAGCCAAAGTTCGAAAAGTATGGCGGCGGAGAGTTCGACGACGATAACGGAGCAGTGGATACGGGACAGGTTACAGTTGAAACATCGCTGTCTCG GTGATGTCCGCTCACTGAGCCTCCCGGGGACGAACGAGCAGAAGATCGGACACCTGGGAAACTCACTGAACAACTTCGTCCGTCTGAAGTCTCTGGACCTCTCCTGCAACGCGCTCGTCTCTGTCGAG GGAGTGCAACAGTTGAAAAGGCTGGAGAGGCTGATCCTGTACTATAACTGCATACCGTCCATGGACGAGGTGAATGTGCTGTATGAGTTGACTGCGTTGAGAGAGCTGGACCTCCGACTCAACCCTCTGACCAAAAGCTACCCAAACTACCGCTGTCATCTTCTGCATGACATGCCCAACCTGCGCAGGCTCG ATAGCTGTTCAGTCAGAGACATTGAGCGCAAAGCTGCCGTAATGCAGGTCTCATTCGACCTTCTACCTCACCCAAAAAGCTCCTGTCTCAATCCGGATGAAGAGGAAAG AGGCAGCGATCAGAGACTGGCTTTAGTTGACCGCTTAACCAAGAGGTTCTCTCTCCCGACCGACATCGATGATATTGTGTTGAACTTTGAGGTGATGAATCATGGAGGCCAGAGTGAAACCATCTCCGACTCTGTTAACAAGGAGGCAGAAG AATCCAGAGAGGAAGAATCAAACGATTATATTGGACAGAGGAGTTCAACTCCAAAAAAG gaaaCTGCTAAATCCATCCTCAGGTATCCTTCCACAAGATATG ATCAAAGTCAGCGTCATTCTTCGTCCTTTATCAACATCCGGCCTCCCAGTCCACATCGTCCTGGTTTGAATATCTCTGACCCTTCTAACCCCATCTTACATCCTCCAAGACTAACCTACTCCAGCTTCAACAAGACAGAAGGGGGCTCCAGCCTTCTGCAacaagcagaaaagaaaaaaaag GGTAGTTACAGGAAACCCCTGGAGCTGCTTCTCAATCTTGTGGACAAACACTGGAAAGGAGAGAGATCACTGCATCATAACAACAACTTCCTGC CTCAGGCAGTCCAGATCCTCTCGATGATGGAAAATGATATTTCCAGCCGGGAGGCTGAGGTCAGGACCTTGAGGCGGGAGGCCGACGCACAGAGTTTTCAAGCGGCcacaagagaggaagagcaCACAACTGAAGTCCGTCACCTCTCTGCTCAGCTGGAGGAAGCTCGCAGTGCGGTT GGCAAACTAAACCAGCAGGTGAGGATTGTCTTGGAGGAAAATGTCGCTCTACAGAAGCAGCTCATCAAGTTAGAACGACAGTATCTCAAGTCTATGATGAAAAGTTCACCGATCACTCAGATTAAAG AGGCTCAGACAGaagtggaggagctgaggagagagaTCGAGGGGCTGAGGGAGAAAGTGCATGAGGCGAAGAAAGTCTAG
- the si:ch211-257p13.3 gene encoding kinesin-like protein KIFC3, with the protein MYAFYSLLVYIFYTVFKKEEEEEEASEGACGASSDEPGPVSMGTGSRRRDGHTPKMGKKAGARLSESSSSSDSDEISQSDEDEEDGPDLPACTPLAAFLSFKQEAEKRRTSQVQLETTAKLAESPLVAVMSHLLSFLEQYSHFQQLQQQVDQYRVQLKRHRVQHRRQMKALRASYRQRLRDKSSIISSLEEAVSQQSPSPLNEGESSSDAGTQAGVHRLVESLYGLQGERSKLRGELRLLHSQLEQKEQDRHSRIQAFQLQIDELKSCIEEREEELSRLRTATGATDSEKRVLCLSAENETLKQSLSVTQGLLQQLSAIPSQSSTMLIKENENLRSRVQQLEMSLQQRAEQLSHLERQSEQSEWRRGEELRKREDRLRELQLELDRERGKEPVVKYVTQRVEVESPGKLKQLTKVRQRNELLSEKLSSQNERCKQLEEQIRKSDEHSCNLQHKIAAYEREISKLREELLKEIGHLEERKEEAVKAAANCSAEHFQNLQDQFFGLQKRLTALPPTLRSMKTDYTSLRSQVRNFSEFYAAAINDAKKQISAAIHEMSEANQDLLEKYRKEVALRRKYHEQLVELKGNIRVLCRVKPVLKEDQHEEGQSVVVTTDPHNESSLTVLNKGKGRIVELDKVFHPQATQEEVFQEIEPLVTSCIDGYHVCIFAYGQTGSGKTYTMEGSVENPGINQRALKHLFSEIEERKDMWSYNVTVSSVEIYNEVLRDLLSKDGEKLDIKINPDGTGQLHVPGLRVVEVKSFQHIKKILATARRNRITFGTQMNQHSSRSHALLCITVQGTDLATGSKTTGKLNLVDLAGSERVWKSGAEGERLKEAQNINRSLLALGDVIQALRARQTHIPFRNSRLTYLLQDSLGKGSKTAMVVQVSALESNVGETLCSLKFAQRVCKVELGPAARKIESGSGHCD; encoded by the exons ATGTACGCCTTCTACTCCCTTTTAGTCTACATCTTCTACACTGTCTttaagaaggaggaggaagaggaggaagcctcGGAGGGGGCATGCGGAGCTTCCTCAGAC GAGCCAGGACCTGTTTCCATGGGaacagggagcaggaggagagatggcCACACCCccaaaatggggaaaaaagctgGTGCTCGCCTTAGTGAATCAA GCAGTAGCAGCGACAGTGATGAAATATCCcagagtgatgaagatgaagaagatggcCCTGACCTCCCAGCCTGCACTCCTCTGGCTGCCTTTTTGTCCTTCAAACAGGAGGCTGAGAAGAGAAGGACATCACAGGTTCAACTAGAAACAACAGCAAAG TTGGCAGAGTCTCCCCTGGTGGCAGTGATGTCCCACTTGCTGAGTTTTCTGGAGCAGTACTCCCActtccagcagctgcagcagcaggtcgaCCAGTACCGGGTTCAGCTGAAGAGACACCGCGTCCAGCACCGCCGGCAGATGAAGGCCCTGCGAGCCTCCTATCGCCAGCGCCTCAGGGACAAgagcagcatcatcagcagccTGGAGGAGGCCGTCAGCCAGCAGAGCCCTAGCCCACTGAACGAGG GTGAGTCCAGCAGTGATGCGGGGACACAAGCTGGAGTTCACCGGCTGGTGGAGTCTCTGTACGGGCTGCAGGGTGAGAGGAGTAAGCTGCGAGGAGAACTCCGCCTGCTGCACTCGCAGCTGGAGCAGAAGGAACAAGACCGGCACTCTCGAATACAGGCCTTTCAACTGCAG ATTGATGAGCTCAAGAGTTGCATAGAGGAGCGTGAGGAGGAGCTGTCAAGACTGAGAACAGCCACC GGGGCCACAGACTCAGAGAAGCGagttctgtgtctgtcagcggAGAACGAGACTCTGAAACAAAGCCTGAGCGTCACACAgggcctcctgcagcagctgtcggCCATCCCCTCCCAGTCCAGCACCATGCTCATCAAG GAGAATGAAAACCTCCGCAGCAGAGTGCAGCAGCTGGAGATGTCCCTGCAGCAGCGTGCCGAGCAGCTGTCACACCTGGAGCGACAGAGCGAACAGAgcgagtggaggagaggagaggagctgaggaaacGAGAGGACAGACTGagggagctgcagctggagctggaccgAGAGAGGGGCAAGGAGCCGGTGGTGAAG TATGTCACTCAGAGAGTGGAGGTAGAATCGCCtggcaaactgaagcagctgaCTAAAGTCAGGCAGCGGAATGAGCTGCTGTCCGAAAAGCTGTCCAGTCAGAATGAGCGATGCAAACAGCTGGAGGAACAAATAAGGAAGTCTGATGAACACAGCTGTAATCTGCAGCACAag ATCGCAGCGTATGAGCGAGAAATCAGCAAACTGAGAGAGGAACTGCTGAAAGAGATTGGCCActtggaggagaggaaggaggaagccGTGAAGGCTGCTGCCAACTGCTCGGCAGAACACTTTCAGAACCTGCAGGATCAATTCTTCG gcttgcAGAAGCGTCTGACAGCACTTCCACCGACTTTACGCTCCATGAAGACGGATTACACGAGTCTGAGGAGCCAAGTCCGTAACTTCTCAGAGTTTTACGCAGCAGCTataaatgatgcaaaaaaacag ATTTCAGCAGCTATTCACGAGATGTCCGAAGCCAACCAAGATCTTCTGGAGAAATATAGGAAAGAAGTAGCTCTGCGCAGGAAGTACCACGAGCAGCTGGTGGAGCTTAAAG GCAACATCCGCGTGCTGTGCCGCGTGAAGCCTGTGCTGAAGGAGGACCAGCATGAGGAGGGCCAGTCTGTGGTGGTGACAACAGACCCCCACAATGAGTCCTCCCTCACAGTGCTGAACAAAGGGAAGGGTCGCATCGTTGAACTGGACAAGGTCTTCCACCCTCAGGCCACACAGGAAGAG GTCTTTCAGGAGATTGAACCTCTCGTGACGTCCTGCATCGATGGCTACCACGTCTGCATATTTGCATATGGGCAGACCGGCTCTGGAAAGACCTACACCATGGAG GGCAGTGTGGAGAACCCAGGCATTAACCAGCGAGCCCTGAAACATCTCTTCAGCGAGATCGAGGAGAGGAAAGACATGTGGTCTTACAACGTCACCGTCAGTTCTGTGGAGATCTACAACGAGGTGCTAAG AGACCTGCTGAGTAAGGACGGAGAGAAACTGGACATAAAGATCAACCCTGACGGAACGGGACAGCTGCATGTGCCGGGTCTCAGGGTCGTCGAAGTTAAGAGCTTTCAGCACATTAAGAAG ATTTTGGCCACAGCCCGGAGGAACAGGATCACCTTTGGCACTCAGATGAACCAGCACAGCTCACGCTCCCATGCCCTCCTCTGTATCACGGTTCAGGGCACTGACCTCGCCACAGGCTCCAAAACCACGG GCAAGTTGAACCTGGTGGACCTGGCTGGCTCGGAGAGGGTTTGGAAGTCtggtgcagagggagagaggctgaAGGAGGCCCAGAATATCAACCGCTCTCTGCTGGCACTGGGGGATGTAATTCAGGCACTGAGGGCTCGGCAGACTCACATCCCTTTCAGGAACTCCCGCCTTACGTACTTATTACAAGACTCTCTGGGTAAAGGCAGCAAGACCGCCATGGTGGTGCAG GTGTCTGCTCTGGAGAGTAATGTGGGAGAGACACTGTGCTCACTGAAGTTCGCCCAGCGGGTGTGCAAAGTGGAACTGGGCCCTGCAGCCAGGAAAATTGAGTCCGGCAGCGGGCACTGCGACTGA